The Leptospira mtsangambouensis sequence GTGGATTTTCTTTTTGGAACTCGGCCATTGATTGCCAAATGAAATGAAACTGTTCTCTGGGACTTTGCTCGATCGGAAAATTCGTTTTGATTTTATCATATAGATTCTCTTGCCAACGTTGGAAGAGGCTATTGACTAGTTCTTCTTTACTAGCAAAATATCGATAAATAGTTCCGGCTGCCACATTGGCTCGTTCTGCAATGAGTGGCACTGCGGTTCCATCAAATCCTTTTGCTGTGAATAATTCAAGGGCAGCAGTAAGGATCTCTTCACTTTTATTTAATTTTGACGACTTTTCGACCAATGGTGCTCGCTACCATCCAAACAGATTGGATGTATTGTTCCTTTTTGAATAGAGATCATTCAATCTCTAAATCTCGTGTTTCATTCTTTTTTTAAAAAAGTACTTGTAAAGTAAAAAAAGGAATGAATATTCATTCATTATTTTACGAGGATGAATACGAGTTGGTAATGGCAATTTCGAGAAAAAATCTGATATCTAGGCGAACTGTTGTCAAAACATCAGCTTTTGGGGCGGTTTTTTTGTTCCTATCCACTTGGAATTGTAAACCATCACCAAGCTCTGTGATCACAGGAAGAGGGATCTCCTGTCGATTTTTAGATCCAGAAGCTCAGGAAGTTTTCTTTCATTTGAGTGATGCTTTATTGTTTTCATTTCTTCCCAAGGATGATTTGGAAAAAGAAAAGGTGATCAATGAAGTGATTCTTGGAATTGATTCCTATTTGTATACCTTACCAATCCACACACAAGATGAAATTTTAGAAGCAGTTCAATTTTTAAAGTTAAGATTTGTTAGATGGTATTTGTTTGGGTCTGGAAATGATTGGGCACAGAGTGATCGCACAATCGTCATTAGAACCTTAAACCAATGGAAAATGTCTTATATCACCTTGTTTCGTTCTTTATTCTTTTTATTACAATCAATGATCACAATAGGGTTTTTTGAAACATCTTATTCGTGGAAACATGTCGGTTATCCCGGCCCAGAACATGCTTTAGGATTACGCCATGGATAAATTAATCAACGCTTCATATTTGCAGAAAGATTTAGATTTAGAAGCAGATTTTGTCATTGTTGGATCTGGTGCTGGTGGTGGAACCAGCGCAGAAATTTTATCCAAAGCTGGGTTCAAAGTTATCATCGTTGAAGAAGGAAATTATGAGACGAGTAAAGATTTTGATCTAAAGGAACTATCTACTTTTAATCGATTGTATTTTGAAGGTGCAACTCGGCCAACAAAAGACAAAGCATTTACAGTTGTTCAAGGAAGGACTGTCGGTGGATCAACAGTGGTCAATTGGACTACTTGTATCAAAACGCCAAAGGAAACTTTAGAGTATTGGGAAAATGAATTGGGGATTCAGGGTTATAGTTCAAAAGAGCTGGAACCTTGGTTTGAAGTTGCATCCAAAAGACTTTCCATTCATACGTGGGAAGCACATAATCAAAACAATAATTTACTAAGTCTTGGTGCAAAAAAGTTGGGATGGCGTTATAGTTCAATTCCGCGAAATGTTAAAAATTGTCATATGTTAGGTTATTGTGGATTAGGTTGTCCAGTTGATGCCAAACAAAGCCAACTTGTGACGACTATCCCTTCTGCATTAAAAGAAAACACAACCTTACTCTATAATACGAAAGCAGTTCGTTATGAATGGAAAGACAATCGAATCGATTATTTAAATTGTACACCAGCCACTGTTTACGGAATAAAAACTCCGAAAATACGTTTGTTTGCAAAACATTTTATAACCAGTGCAGGAGCGATCAATTCACCTGCTTTATTGTTACGATCAAAACTTCCCGATCCTTACCAATTGATTGGGAAAAGAACTTTTGTACAATTACACAATTATTCAGTGGCAGAAATGCCTTCTTCCGTTTTCGGATTTTTTGGAGCTCCACAATCAGTCGCATCAGATGAATTTTTATGGAAGGATGGAGTCACAGGAAGGGCTGGTTACAATATAGAAGCAGTTGGAGCACAACCAATTGTTTTGATGAATTTACGTAAACTGGTGGGAGAAGAATTTGAAGCATATGT is a genomic window containing:
- a CDS encoding TetR/AcrR family transcriptional regulator; translation: MVEKSSKLNKSEEILTAALELFTAKGFDGTAVPLIAERANVAAGTIYRYFASKEELVNSLFQRWQENLYDKIKTNFPIEQSPREQFHFIWQSMAEFQKENPLAFDFLEMQYNLPYLDKKSIEKRATLLKFLTRFAHNNRSIFRKLPPDALIAIVWGAFVGLVKGSRSGKIKLDPGFLKESEELMWNAIRLPNESTSI
- a CDS encoding GMC family oxidoreductase; its protein translation is MDKLINASYLQKDLDLEADFVIVGSGAGGGTSAEILSKAGFKVIIVEEGNYETSKDFDLKELSTFNRLYFEGATRPTKDKAFTVVQGRTVGGSTVVNWTTCIKTPKETLEYWENELGIQGYSSKELEPWFEVASKRLSIHTWEAHNQNNNLLSLGAKKLGWRYSSIPRNVKNCHMLGYCGLGCPVDAKQSQLVTTIPSALKENTTLLYNTKAVRYEWKDNRIDYLNCTPATVYGIKTPKIRLFAKHFITSAGAINSPALLLRSKLPDPYQLIGKRTFVQLHNYSVAEMPSSVFGFFGAPQSVASDEFLWKDGVTGRAGYNIEAVGAQPIVLMNLRKLVGEEFEAYVKSYPNLHVLVSQIRDGFNEDSQGGTVSLNDVGYPILDYPLNDYMIDGIRRSYLSMAECQFAAGAKTVVPANNAVSPFSSWMEAKKGIESMTIQSPNTVVNSTHPLGGNPMGKNPKTSVVDTSGKFHHLKNLSVIDGSIFPTSLGVNPSFTIYSIASKLANQLAREMT